In uncultured Bacteroides sp., the following proteins share a genomic window:
- a CDS encoding TraR/DksA C4-type zinc finger protein codes for MAEKTRYSDVELDEFRAIINEKLEKAQKDYDQLKLSIMNQDGNDIIDTSPTYKVLEEGANTLSKEEVGRLALRQQKFIQSLQAALVRIENKTYGICRETGKLIPAERLRAVPHATLSIEAKNDGKK; via the coding sequence ATGGCAGAAAAAACGAGATATTCTGATGTGGAACTAGACGAATTCCGCGCCATTATAAATGAAAAACTTGAAAAAGCTCAGAAGGATTATGATCAGCTTAAATTAAGCATCATGAATCAGGATGGCAATGATATCATTGATACATCTCCAACTTACAAAGTATTGGAAGAAGGAGCAAATACGCTATCAAAAGAAGAAGTAGGCCGATTGGCATTAAGACAGCAAAAATTCATTCAAAGTCTTCAGGCTGCCTTGGTACGTATTGAAAATAAAACATACGGTATTTGTCGTGAAACAGGGAAACTGATTCCTGCAGAACGATTGCGAGCTGTGCCTCATGCTACATTGAGCATTGAAGCTAAAAATGACGGAAAAAAATAA
- the ileS gene encoding isoleucine--tRNA ligase, protein MSKRFTEYSQFDLSQVNKDVLKKWDENGVFAKSMTEREGCPSFVFFEGPPSANGMPGIHHVMARSIKDIFCRYKTMKGFQVMRKAGWDTHGLPVELGVEKALGITKEDIGKSITVAEYNAACRKDVMKYTKEWEDLTHKMGYWVDMKDPYITYDNRYIETLWWLLKQLYKKGLLYKGYTIQPYSPAAGTGLSSHELNQPGCYRDVKDTTVVAQFKMKNPKPEMAAWGNPYFIAWTTTPWTLPSNTALCVGPNISYVAVQSFNTYTGEPITVVLAKDLVNAHFNPKAAELNLEDYKVGDKLVPFKVIAEYKGADLVGMEYEQLIPWVNPGEGAFRVIPGDYVTTEDGTGIVHIAPTFGADDARVAKAAGVPPLQLVNKKGELRPMVDLTGKFYTLDVLDEEFVKEKVNVELYSEYAGRFVKNDYDPKLTEKDETLDVSICMMMKAANLAFKIEKHVHNYPHCWRTDKPVLYYPLDSWFIKSTACKERMIELNKTINWKPESTGTGRFGKWLENLNDWNLSRSRYWGTPLPIWRSEDNAAEICIESVEQLYNEIEKSIKAGFMKENPYKGFEAGVYSKENYDKIDLHRPYVDDIILVSEDGKPMKRESDLIDVWFDSGAMPYAQIHYPFENKEILDNREVYPADFIAEGVDQTRGWFFTLHAIASMIFDNVAYKAVISNGLVLDKNGNKMSKRLGNAVDPFSTIEKYGSDPLRWYMITNSSPWDNLKFDVEGIEEVRRKFFGTLYNTYSFFSLYANVDNFAYQEADIPVNERPEIDRWILSVLNSLIKEVDTCYNEYEPTKAGRLISDFVNDNLSNWYVRLNRKRFWGGEYTQDKLSAYQTLYTCLEAVAKLMSPIAPFYADRLYTDLINATGRDNVVSVHLAKFPEFDSNLIDRDLEARMQMAQDVTSMVLALRRKVSIKVRQPLQCIMIPVVDQEQKAHIEAVKSLIMNEVNVKDIKFVDETAGVLVKKVKCDFKKLGPKFGKQMKAVAAQVAEMPQNAITELEKNGKYTLIIDGSEAILEATDVEIFSEDIPGWLVANEGKLTVALEVTITEALRKEGIARELVNRIQNIRKSSGFEITDKIKITLSKNAQTDDAVNEYNSYICNQVLSNSLTLADEVKDSTELNFDDFSLFVNIVKE, encoded by the coding sequence ATGAGTAAGAGATTTACTGAATATTCTCAGTTTGACCTCTCGCAGGTGAACAAAGATGTACTAAAGAAATGGGATGAAAACGGAGTTTTCGCCAAAAGTATGACAGAACGTGAAGGCTGTCCTTCGTTTGTGTTTTTTGAAGGACCTCCCTCGGCTAATGGTATGCCGGGTATTCACCACGTAATGGCTCGTTCTATTAAGGATATTTTCTGTCGCTATAAAACAATGAAAGGTTTTCAGGTGATGCGTAAAGCCGGATGGGATACGCACGGACTACCTGTTGAACTAGGTGTTGAGAAAGCTTTAGGTATTACAAAAGAGGATATTGGAAAATCAATTACTGTTGCTGAATATAATGCTGCATGTCGTAAAGACGTAATGAAGTATACTAAGGAGTGGGAAGATTTGACTCACAAAATGGGATATTGGGTGGATATGAAGGATCCTTATATCACTTATGATAACCGTTATATCGAAACTCTTTGGTGGCTTTTAAAGCAATTATACAAAAAGGGATTACTGTATAAAGGATATACCATTCAACCATATTCTCCTGCTGCAGGAACCGGACTTAGCTCTCACGAGTTAAATCAGCCGGGATGTTACCGCGACGTGAAAGATACTACTGTGGTAGCTCAGTTTAAGATGAAGAATCCGAAACCGGAAATGGCTGCCTGGGGTAATCCTTATTTTATAGCATGGACAACCACTCCATGGACTTTGCCTTCAAATACTGCACTTTGTGTAGGACCAAACATATCTTATGTAGCTGTTCAGTCTTTCAATACTTATACTGGCGAACCTATCACAGTAGTATTAGCAAAGGATTTGGTTAATGCACACTTTAACCCTAAAGCTGCTGAACTGAATCTGGAAGATTACAAAGTAGGCGACAAGCTGGTTCCATTTAAAGTTATTGCAGAATATAAAGGTGCCGACCTTGTAGGCATGGAATACGAACAACTGATACCTTGGGTGAATCCGGGCGAAGGTGCTTTCCGTGTTATCCCTGGTGATTATGTTACTACGGAAGATGGTACGGGTATTGTACATATTGCTCCAACCTTTGGTGCGGACGATGCGCGTGTAGCGAAAGCTGCCGGAGTTCCTCCATTGCAACTGGTAAACAAGAAAGGCGAGCTTCGCCCAATGGTGGACTTAACAGGTAAATTCTATACTTTAGATGTACTTGATGAAGAATTTGTAAAAGAGAAGGTTAACGTAGAATTATATAGTGAATATGCTGGCCGTTTTGTGAAGAATGACTACGATCCTAAGCTTACAGAAAAAGATGAAACTTTGGATGTAAGCATCTGTATGATGATGAAGGCTGCCAACCTTGCTTTCAAGATTGAAAAGCATGTACACAACTATCCTCACTGCTGGCGTACTGATAAACCTGTACTTTACTATCCATTAGATAGCTGGTTTATCAAATCTACTGCTTGCAAGGAACGTATGATAGAACTTAACAAAACAATAAACTGGAAACCGGAATCTACCGGAACAGGTCGTTTTGGAAAATGGTTGGAGAATCTGAATGACTGGAACCTGAGCCGTTCTCGTTACTGGGGAACTCCGCTTCCGATCTGGCGTTCTGAAGATAACGCTGCCGAAATCTGCATTGAATCTGTAGAGCAACTATATAATGAAATAGAGAAATCTATCAAAGCCGGATTCATGAAAGAGAATCCTTATAAGGGATTTGAGGCTGGCGTATATTCTAAAGAGAATTATGACAAGATTGACTTGCACCGTCCGTATGTGGATGATATTATCTTGGTATCGGAAGATGGCAAACCAATGAAACGTGAAAGCGACTTGATCGACGTATGGTTCGATTCTGGCGCAATGCCTTACGCTCAGATCCATTATCCTTTCGAAAACAAGGAAATTCTGGATAATCGTGAAGTATATCCTGCTGATTTCATTGCCGAAGGTGTGGACCAGACTCGTGGATGGTTCTTTACTCTTCATGCAATTGCATCAATGATATTCGATAATGTGGCTTACAAAGCTGTAATATCTAATGGATTGGTGTTGGATAAGAACGGAAACAAGATGTCTAAACGTTTGGGTAACGCTGTAGATCCATTCTCTACTATTGAGAAATACGGATCGGATCCTTTACGTTGGTACATGATTACCAATTCTTCTCCATGGGATAACCTGAAATTTGACGTAGAAGGTATTGAAGAAGTTCGTCGTAAGTTCTTTGGTACATTATATAATACTTACTCATTCTTCTCTCTGTATGCAAACGTAGATAACTTTGCATATCAGGAAGCAGATATTCCGGTAAACGAACGCCCTGAGATTGACCGATGGATATTGTCTGTACTCAACTCCTTGATTAAGGAAGTTGATACTTGCTATAATGAATATGAACCAACAAAAGCTGGTCGTTTGATCTCTGATTTTGTAAATGACAATTTGTCTAACTGGTACGTTCGTTTGAACCGTAAACGTTTCTGGGGTGGTGAATATACTCAGGATAAGCTTTCGGCTTATCAAACATTATATACTTGCCTGGAAGCAGTTGCTAAATTAATGTCGCCAATCGCTCCGTTCTATGCGGATCGTTTATATACAGACTTGATCAACGCAACCGGACGCGATAACGTTGTTTCTGTTCACCTAGCTAAGTTCCCTGAATTTGATTCAAATCTTATAGACAGAGATCTGGAAGCAAGAATGCAGATGGCTCAGGATGTTACTTCTATGGTATTGGCATTACGCCGCAAAGTAAGTATCAAAGTTCGTCAGCCACTTCAATGTATCATGATTCCGGTAGTAGACCAAGAGCAAAAAGCTCATATCGAAGCCGTGAAATCACTTATCATGAATGAGGTAAACGTGAAGGATATCAAGTTTGTAGATGAAACTGCTGGTGTATTGGTGAAAAAAGTAAAATGTGATTTCAAGAAACTGGGTCCAAAATTCGGGAAACAGATGAAAGCTGTTGCCGCTCAGGTTGCAGAAATGCCGCAAAACGCAATCACCGAACTTGAAAAAAATGGTAAGTATACATTAATTATTGACGGTAGCGAAGCTATTCTTGAAGCTACAGATGTAGAAATCTTTAGTGAAGACATCCCAGGATGGTTAGTAGCTAATGAAGGAAAACTAACTGTTGCTCTTGAAGTTACCATCACAGAAGCTCTTCGTAAGGAAGGTATAGCCCGTGAGCTAGTTAATCGTATTCAAAATATCCGTAAATCAAGTGGATTTGAAATTACAGATAAAATAAAAATTACTCTATCTAAAAATGCACAGACAGATGATGCGGTAAATGAATATAATTCTTATATTTGTAACCAAGTATTATCTAATTCCCTTACATTAGCCGATGAAGTAAAGGATAGTACAGAATTGAATTTTGATGATTTCTCTTTATTTGTGAATATAGTAAAAGAATAA